A single region of the Silene latifolia isolate original U9 population chromosome 8, ASM4854445v1, whole genome shotgun sequence genome encodes:
- the LOC141597062 gene encoding F-box/LRR-repeat protein At4g14103-like yields MYSRRTRVLYPKIQSVTLNQYTKRQNSAIRRNQCTALQIYKHLYPRNSPAFISSKSPLKAMELTKKLGKSCFDRISSLPDELLCQILSSLPTKCAVSTSILSKRWRYLFTLTDCLSFDDAPYFGDSRGRNKIETGQKRRFRKFVYKVLELHQITHIKKFKLFCGGAYGKSDLNAWISNAVQKGVQEFHYQVADGGLPDVLVMCKTLVRLSVIGYEYYVIEIPLSTWLPSLRILYLDFVGFVDYDSMQRLFSSCELLEELTLESCESYASGHVSICTGLLKVLTLKYCSFHDGLFEIDAPNLAYLTYNCNDGVKIVPSWKYSCSLVEVELHFNCHAEDHSLENDCDIFRAAAYKTTELHLLSDLVELLLRLAYHEQMPDFRSLSRLHLCYIPYDSWKYVTSLLDKSPQLTTVIFEQGLHCCSYDPVSPPSDSLIGFSCHAQVIEVHEFCGHEGSLLLLGHLLRNAKVLKKLIVHECFHSDVMGEELQIRKNLLKLPRASSDCRIEIK; encoded by the exons ATGTATTCAAGGAGAACTAGAGTCTTATATCCGAAGATTCAATCTGTAACCCTAAATCAGTACACAAAAAG GCAAAATTCCGCAATTCGAAGAAATCAGTGTACTGCATTACAAATTTACAAGCATTTGTATCCGCGTAATTCACCTGCATTCATTTCAAGCAAGAGCCCTCTAAAGGCCATGGAGTTGACTAAGAAACTTGGTAAAAGTTGTTTCGATAGGATTAGTAGTTTACCTGATGAACTCCTCTGTCAGATACTTTCGTCTCTACCAACAAAGTGTGCTGTTAGCACCAGTATTCTATCAAAGAGATGGCGGTACCTTTTCACGTTGACTGATTGTCTTTCTTTTGATGATGCACCGTATTTTGGTGATTCAAGAGGAAGAAATAAAATTGAAACAGGGCAAAAAAGAAGGTTTAGGAAGTTTGTTTATAAAGTCCTGGAATTGCATCAAATCACACACATCAAGAAATTTAAGTTGTTCTGTGGAGGCGCCTATGGTAAATCAGATTTGAATGCTTGGATTAGTAATGCGGTACAAAAGGGTGTTCAAGAGTTTCATTATCAGGTTGCTGATGGCGGGCTACCAGATGTCCTTGTCATGTGCAAAACATTAGTGAGATTGAGCGTGATAGGTTATGAGTATTACGTGATCGAAATTCCTCTGTCAACCTGGTTGCCGAGCCTCAGAATTCTTTATCTGGATTTCGTTGGGTTTGTTGATTATGATTCAATGCAAAGACTGTTCTCTAGCTGTGAATTGCTTGAAGAATTGACTCTCGAGTCTTGTGAATCTTATGCTAGTGGTCATGTTAGTATTTGTACTGGACTACTCAAAGTGCTAACACTAAAATATTGCTCTTTTCATGATGGGTTGTTTGAGATTGACGCTCCTAATTTGGCATATTTAACCTACAATTGCAATGATGGTGTAAAAATAGTTCCCTCGTGGAAATACTCATGCTCTCTTGTCGAGGTAGAGCTACACTTTAACTGCCATGCAGAGGACCATTCACTCGAGAATGACTGTGATATTTTCAGAGCTGCTGCCTATAAAACAACAGAATTACATCTTTTGTCTGACTTAGTAGAG TTACTTCTTCGGCTTGCTTATCACGAGCAAATGCCTGATTTTCGTAGCCTGTCAAGATTACACCTTTGCTACATTccttatgattcatggaaatatGTGACAAGCTTGCTTGACAAATCTCCTCAACTAACAACTGTCATCTTTGAACAG GGTCTTCATTGCTGCTCCTATGATCCAGTGTCACCTCCAAGTGACTCGCTCATCGGTTTTTCATGCCATGCTCAAGTGATCGAAGTGCATGAGTTTTGTGGTCATGAGGGTTCGTTATTACTTTTAGGGCATCTTCTTAGAAATGCGAAAGTCTTGAAGAAGTTGATCGTTCATGAATGTTTTCACTCTGATGTTATGGGAGAAGAACTGCAGATAAGGAAGAATTTGTTGAAGCTTCCAAGGGCATCAAGTGACTGTCGTATTGAAATAAAATAG
- the LOC141595490 gene encoding uncharacterized protein LOC141595490 → MTNSDTTIIDSSKPSNYSYIHVKNPGTNITQVFFNGKNYDKWSRTFNLALLAKGKLGYIDGTVVKPASTATNFEAWRSANALVTMWIFNSIDSSLRNQISLRPEAKQVWLDIRHRFCQQNDARIYHLQAELVACRQGPTESLMDYYGRLTKLWDDLSEVDPLPACACNPCTCNWVTILDARRSKKRVRDFLMGLDIRFDNARSHILGINPLPSLAIAYNRLLQEEGVRALAPIPTIPKPDTMALAARTHHAPRGTGGTGKPL, encoded by the coding sequence ATGACTAATTCCGACACAACAATCATCGATTCCTCGAAACCTTCAAATTACTCATATATTCATGTCAAAAATCCCGGCACAAATATCACTCAAGTATTCTTTAATGGCAAAAACTACGACAAATGGTCCCGGACTTTTAATCTTGCTCTTCTTGCGAAGGGTAAATTAGGTTATATTGACGGCACCGTTGTGAAACCCGCATCAACAGCCACCAATTTTGAAGCATGGCGTTCTGCAAACGCATTGGTTACTATGTGGATATTTAATTCCATCGATTCCTCGCTTCGCAATCAAATCTCTCTACGTCCGGAAGCCAAGCAGGTATGGCTCGATATCCGTCACCGTTTCTGTCAACAAAACGATGCCCGTATCTATCATTTGCAGGCAGAACTTGTGGCGTGTCGACAGGGACCAACGGAGTCTCTCATGGATTACTACGGTCGTCTCACCAAACTTTGGGACGATCTCTCTGAAGTCGATCCCCTACCAGCCTGTGCGTGTAACCCATGTACTTGCAACTGGGTAACAATCCTCGACGCTCGTCGTAGTAAGAAACGGGTACGTGATTTTTTAATGGGTCTCGATATTCGTTTTGACAACGCTCGTTCTCATATTTTAGGAATTAATCCCCTGCCTTCGCTTGCCATTGCTTATAATCGTCTCCTTCAAGAAGAAGGAGTCCGTGCTCTTGCCCCTATTCCTACCATACCCAAACCCGACACCATGGCACTCGCTGCCCGGACCCATCATGCACCACGGGGTACAGGGGGGACGGGAAAACCGCTCTAA